TCCCTGGAAAACATTGCAGAGGCCTTCCGGTTCGAAGAATCCGGCAAACACTTCGGCAAGATCTGCCTCGAGTTCTGAACCGGCGCCGGCTGGCGCTTGATGTCTGGGCTTGCGGGTGCCATGGTTTTCAGGAGTAACTGAACGCTCATGACATCCTTCGGAAACGGGAGCGGGAACCGAATGAGCCAGACACCACCGCCAGCCAGCCTTGGATTTCTCTATCCCGGCCATGCTGCCGAGGACGACTACCCGCTGATGGGCGGCATGATTGATCCGCCCGCCCGGGTAACTCTGATTCATACCAGCTTTGTGGAAGACGCACACACCGTGGAAGCGCTCAGTGAGATGGGGAGCGTCGAGCGGCTGTGCTCGGGGGCAAAATCTCTGGTTGGGTCTGACATCGAATCGGTGATGTGGACCTCTACCAGCGCCAGCTTTGTCCTTGGCCTGGACGGGATCAGCGAGCAGATCGAGACGCTTGAGAAAATCCTGGGCGTGCCCGCATCAACCACCGCAATGGCATTCGCCCGGGCTGTGAAAACCATCAACGCCAAAAAAGTGGCCATCGCCGCCACCTATCCCGAAGACGTTGCCAGCCGATTCCGCCAGTTCCTCAGCCACTTCGGCATCGAGGTGGTCCACCTGTCCGGCCAGGGCATTGTGACCGCCGCGGAAGTGGGCACCCTTAAGAAAGAAGATGTAATCGAGCTGGCACTGGCGAACAACCGGGACGACGCTGACGCCCTGCTGATTCCGGACACCGCCCTGCACTCAGCCGCCTGGCTGACGGATCTGGAACAGACGATCGGAAAGCCGGTGCTGACAGCCAACCAGGTGAGCTTCTGGGAGGCTCTGCGGTTATGTGGAAAACTGACGCCACAAAGGGGGCTGGGGCATTTGTTCGAAGCCTAGAAAGCCAACGTCAGCCCGCCAGTCACCAGGGCGAACAGAATCGTCAAGAAAATGAGCGCTCGCCAGGGAAACGGCGGTGGCGGGGGCTCCACAGCAAGTTGTTCCTCAAGGTATTGCCTCAGTAATCGAGTGTTGCGGGTGTTGGCTTTGTACACCGCATCAAAGGCGTCGCCGAAAACAGGCAAAAGACCACCCACAAAATCTATGCCCACGTTGCGCAGCATCCGCAGCTTCACATCCTTGCTGGCCCCGGCTCGATGCGCTTCCAGCAGCACATAACCGGACATTGCGAGGCCGGCGGCGTCCC
This DNA window, taken from Marinobacter halotolerans, encodes the following:
- a CDS encoding DUF4112 domain-containing protein — encoded protein: MPKPTEAQQRATLARLDKFSRFTDSSIGIPFTRYKIGADAVIGLLPVIGDAAGLAMSGYVLLEAHRAGASKDVKLRMLRNVGIDFVGGLLPVFGDAFDAVYKANTRNTRLLRQYLEEQLAVEPPPPPFPWRALIFLTILFALVTGGLTLAF
- a CDS encoding maleate cis-trans isomerase family protein — encoded protein: MSQTPPPASLGFLYPGHAAEDDYPLMGGMIDPPARVTLIHTSFVEDAHTVEALSEMGSVERLCSGAKSLVGSDIESVMWTSTSASFVLGLDGISEQIETLEKILGVPASTTAMAFARAVKTINAKKVAIAATYPEDVASRFRQFLSHFGIEVVHLSGQGIVTAAEVGTLKKEDVIELALANNRDDADALLIPDTALHSAAWLTDLEQTIGKPVLTANQVSFWEALRLCGKLTPQRGLGHLFEA